From Deinococcus aerophilus, a single genomic window includes:
- a CDS encoding alpha/beta hydrolase produces MPLRASVPSPTRAPRTPALTRAAGLGLASVALGVTLAACSPQAALNTLTPTRGLNVTQNVRYGPDPRNVLDVYAPQDVTGAPVVLFIHGGSWQGGDKEGHKFVGESLARAGYVTGVMNYRLAPQNRYPSYVQDAAAALKVLRERARSYGGSPDNLFVTGHSAGGFNAVEVVDNARWLREAGVPISAVRGVIGVAGPYSYDFRDFPSAVAFPAGATPDEVMPDRHVRPDAPPHLLLVAANDTTVAPANAANMEAALQRAGVPVKRTVLPGVNHITVMAAVARPLTFLGSTRQQMTYFIEAHRLK; encoded by the coding sequence ATGCCTCTGCGCGCTTCTGTTCCCTCACCCACACGTGCTCCACGCACTCCAGCACTGACCCGCGCCGCCGGTCTGGGCCTGGCGAGCGTGGCCCTGGGAGTCACGCTCGCCGCGTGCTCGCCCCAGGCCGCCCTGAACACCCTGACCCCCACGCGCGGCCTGAACGTGACCCAGAATGTGCGCTACGGTCCGGACCCGCGCAATGTGCTGGACGTGTACGCTCCGCAGGACGTGACGGGCGCACCGGTGGTGCTGTTCATCCATGGCGGCTCGTGGCAGGGGGGCGACAAGGAGGGCCACAAGTTCGTGGGCGAATCTCTGGCCCGCGCGGGCTACGTGACCGGCGTGATGAACTACCGCCTGGCCCCGCAGAACCGCTACCCCAGCTACGTACAGGACGCCGCCGCCGCCCTGAAGGTGCTGCGCGAACGCGCCCGCAGCTACGGCGGCAGCCCCGACAACTTGTTTGTGACCGGCCACTCGGCGGGCGGCTTCAATGCCGTGGAGGTCGTGGACAATGCCCGCTGGCTGCGGGAAGCGGGCGTGCCCATCAGTGCGGTGCGCGGCGTGATCGGCGTGGCCGGTCCGTACAGCTACGATTTCCGCGACTTCCCGAGCGCCGTGGCCTTTCCGGCCGGTGCCACTCCCGATGAGGTCATGCCCGACCGCCACGTGCGTCCGGACGCGCCGCCCCATCTGCTGCTCGTCGCCGCCAACGACACGACCGTCGCGCCGGCCAACGCCGCCAACATGGAGGCGGCTCTGCAGCGGGCGGGCGTGCCCGTCAAGCGCACGGTCCTGCCAGGAGTCAACCACATCACCGTCATGGCGGCGGTGGCCCGGCCCCTGACCTTCCTGGGGTCCACCCGGCAGCAGATGACCTACTTCATCGAGGCGCACCGGCTGAAGTAG
- a CDS encoding lycopene cyclase family protein, producing MPAPEPRRTHHVTDVLVVGGGPSGLALAAELSVRGLSVRLVAPHPPIPFVPTYGAWWDELPAWAQACAAQVWTDVRVYTSGKPTPLLRPYALLDNARLLGALLARAGDGLCWTQGTVRTTVRAGDLWQVQGAAGETWSARVVVDAAGHGGILRPTRFDGGAALQTAYGIVARFERPPSPPGAMVWMDYRAAHLPRQAVRAVPTFLYAMHLGGDRYFVQETSLIARPAPTQETLRARLYARLAANGTPPHALEADEWVVFPMNAPAPQPGPVLAFGAAAGLVHPISGFQVAGALADAPRVAQAVARALRRGEDAAAAGWAALWPPERRAAREVHLLDLAALLALPGDGLPAFFAAFFRLPAPEWHAFLAPHTGVGALARSMLRVFVQVPPRVRWSLARVAAQQPGVSLRALRAARMKAASGSSHPSPAAVGHPGAMTNPNPETGDIDQQEVIEEGMQGATGNVNADGLAPDVDRQEKLAELQENLSEVSGERQSP from the coding sequence ATGCCTGCTCCTGAACCCCGGCGCACCCACCACGTCACCGATGTGCTGGTGGTCGGCGGCGGTCCGTCGGGGCTGGCGCTGGCCGCCGAATTGAGCGTGCGCGGCCTGAGCGTGCGGCTGGTCGCGCCGCACCCTCCGATCCCCTTTGTGCCCACCTACGGGGCATGGTGGGACGAGCTGCCGGCGTGGGCCCAGGCCTGCGCTGCCCAGGTCTGGACCGACGTGCGGGTGTACACCTCCGGGAAGCCCACCCCGCTGCTGCGGCCCTACGCGCTGCTGGACAATGCCCGGCTGCTCGGCGCCCTGCTCGCGCGGGCGGGGGACGGCCTGTGCTGGACCCAGGGAACGGTGCGGACGACGGTGCGGGCCGGTGACCTGTGGCAGGTCCAGGGTGCGGCGGGGGAGACCTGGAGCGCCCGCGTGGTCGTGGACGCGGCGGGGCACGGCGGCATTCTGCGGCCCACCCGGTTTGACGGGGGCGCGGCGCTGCAGACGGCCTACGGCATCGTGGCGCGTTTTGAGCGCCCACCCAGTCCGCCGGGAGCCATGGTCTGGATGGATTACCGCGCCGCGCACCTTCCACGTCAGGCGGTGCGGGCCGTGCCGACCTTCCTGTACGCCATGCACCTGGGAGGCGACCGGTACTTCGTGCAGGAGACCAGCCTGATCGCCCGTCCCGCCCCCACCCAGGAAACGCTGCGGGCCCGGCTGTACGCCCGTCTGGCGGCGAACGGTACGCCCCCACACGCGCTGGAGGCCGACGAATGGGTGGTCTTTCCCATGAACGCGCCCGCCCCCCAGCCAGGGCCGGTGCTGGCCTTCGGGGCGGCGGCCGGATTGGTCCACCCGATCAGCGGGTTTCAGGTGGCCGGGGCGCTGGCAGATGCGCCGCGGGTGGCACAGGCGGTGGCGCGGGCCCTGCGGCGCGGTGAGGACGCCGCCGCGGCAGGGTGGGCGGCCCTGTGGCCTCCCGAACGCCGCGCCGCCCGCGAAGTGCATCTGCTGGACCTCGCCGCGCTGCTGGCGCTGCCGGGCGACGGCCTGCCGGCCTTTTTCGCGGCCTTTTTCCGGCTGCCGGCTCCCGAGTGGCACGCCTTTCTGGCTCCGCACACCGGGGTGGGCGCGCTGGCGCGCAGTATGCTCCGGGTCTTTGTGCAGGTGCCCCCCCGGGTCCGCTGGTCGCTGGCGCGCGTGGCCGCGCAGCAGCCGGGCGTGAGCCTGCGGGCGCTGCGGGCCGCCCGCATGAAGGCCGCTTCCGGGTCTTCCCATCCTTCCCCGGCGGCGGTCGGCCACCCTGGAGCCATGACCAACCCCAACCCCGAGACCGGCGACATCGACCAGCAGGAAGTGATCGAGGAGGGCATGCAGGGCGCGACCGGAAACGTGAATGCCGATGGTCTGGCACCGGATGTGGACCGTCAGGAAAAGCTCGCCGAGCTGCAGGAGAACCTCTCGGAAGTCAGCGGCGAGCGGCAATCTCCCTGA
- the sdaAB gene encoding L-serine ammonia-lyase, iron-sulfur-dependent subunit beta: protein MSLLDMIGPVMIGPSSSHTAGACRLGLVAHHLLGEAPRHATIGLHASFAKTGRGHGTHLALVAGLLGYAPDDARLPRAFEEAQAAELDFEFRTVDLGDVHPNTAHIELHGEGQQVTVQGSSTGGGVILVTAVQGLGTNFSAASPTILLRYTDAVGMIARIASTIAADGVNIAALTCTRQTRGGQALLSIELDAPLSPQALAFLAHWPDTNWVRPLPKLMDG, encoded by the coding sequence ATGTCCCTCCTCGACATGATTGGTCCGGTCATGATCGGCCCCAGCAGCAGCCACACGGCGGGCGCGTGCCGCCTGGGTCTGGTGGCCCACCACCTGCTGGGCGAGGCTCCCCGGCACGCCACCATCGGCCTGCATGCCTCCTTCGCCAAGACGGGCCGGGGCCACGGCACCCACCTCGCGCTGGTGGCGGGGTTGCTGGGGTACGCCCCCGACGACGCCCGCCTGCCGCGCGCCTTTGAGGAGGCGCAGGCAGCGGAGCTGGATTTCGAGTTCCGGACCGTGGATCTGGGAGACGTTCACCCCAACACGGCACACATCGAACTGCACGGCGAGGGACAACAGGTGACCGTCCAGGGCAGCAGCACCGGCGGCGGCGTGATTCTGGTCACCGCCGTGCAGGGCCTGGGCACCAACTTCAGTGCGGCCAGTCCCACGATTCTGCTGCGCTACACCGACGCGGTGGGCATGATCGCCCGTATTGCGAGCACCATCGCCGCCGACGGCGTGAACATCGCCGCCCTGACCTGTACCCGCCAGACGCGCGGCGGTCAGGCCCTGCTGAGCATCGAACTCGACGCGCCCCTGAGTCCGCAGGCGCTGGCCTTTCTGGCCCACTGGCCCGACACGAACTGGGTGCGTCCGCTGCCCAAGCTGATGGACGGCTAG
- a CDS encoding DUF1175 family protein — protein MTSWVRRRWFRPDAGLLAASVFWASVLVAGLPAAASAPRGAEPPIPSVADRDRDGYPDAAELTGQDRVRFADWFAAVAESQYSGMNADWRPEDRDCGGLLRYAFVNALLPHDPAWIAKFRYLPRPTSPDVQGLSYPLPVISRSVFRVAGGAYRPGDIEAGRLVGRTTVQYLATHSMVRVSRTLDQARRGDVLVFLRPGLRSYHSMVYLGGGRVVYHTGASPEEGGEVRLLTVQSLLRYAERAFHPAPSNPNFLGVYRWKVLN, from the coding sequence GTGACTTCCTGGGTGCGGCGGCGCTGGTTCCGGCCCGATGCCGGGCTCCTCGCGGCCAGTGTGTTCTGGGCCAGCGTGCTTGTGGCCGGTCTGCCCGCTGCGGCGTCGGCCCCACGGGGCGCCGAGCCTCCGATCCCCAGTGTGGCCGACCGCGACCGGGACGGCTACCCGGACGCTGCCGAGCTGACCGGTCAGGACCGGGTCCGCTTCGCCGACTGGTTCGCGGCGGTCGCCGAGAGTCAGTATTCCGGCATGAACGCCGACTGGCGGCCCGAGGACCGCGACTGCGGCGGGCTGCTGCGCTACGCCTTCGTGAACGCGCTGCTGCCGCATGATCCGGCCTGGATAGCCAAGTTCCGGTACCTGCCGCGCCCGACCTCGCCGGATGTTCAGGGGCTGTCCTACCCGTTGCCGGTCATCAGCCGCTCGGTGTTCCGCGTGGCGGGCGGCGCGTACCGGCCCGGCGACATCGAGGCGGGGCGGCTGGTAGGCCGCACGACCGTCCAGTACCTCGCGACCCACTCGATGGTGCGCGTCTCGCGGACTCTGGATCAGGCGCGGCGGGGCGACGTGCTCGTCTTCCTGCGCCCCGGCCTGCGCTCGTACCACAGCATGGTCTATCTGGGGGGCGGGCGGGTCGTCTACCACACCGGGGCCAGCCCGGAGGAGGGCGGAGAGGTGCGCCTGCTGACGGTCCAGAGCCTGCTGCGGTATGCCGAGCGCGCTTTTCATCCGGCCCCTTCCAACCCCAACTTTCTGGGCGTCTACCGCTGGAAGGTTCTGAACTGA
- a CDS encoding alpha-2-macroglobulin family protein, protein MKRAWMRGLLISGLLVVGLAPAQRNVSVYGGVFQGDQPVRVDVYAPAGTAFTLRRVLDPAALFAASPDPHRPALGASPQSGPLRTLRLARGAGRLDFGRLPSGVYTVGTGGLAVVVLVSNLGLVVKRDQTQALTYTADRDSGQTRAARVWVLGPGRTPRLAGADGVARFVRTAPASGDQETFLARFGNDWAISGAYWNRYAAPLVRGYVYTDRPVYRPGQHVDFKAVLRQAGSLQPLANTAVRVVVTSPDQEEVLRRTLNTDTTGSLSGGLDLPAGARLGDYSFVLTPQGAGGEGQSDVGGRFQVEAYQKPEYAVTVSPDRQRAVQGDKVSVRISARYLFGGSLSGARINYNVTRAPYYPPGFDRDALPPDSAGSDYGSDLVVQEETRLNAGGDLDLTLPLARDADGQPVSYRIEAEVEDESRRTVSAQTRVIAFPASLNVEAETDGYVYDVNQPIRVTLDTRDLNDVGRAAPVTLDLVRQRYDYDRRKKTWVLSETRVARRQVQTAASGTATATLSAPQGGGYLLRASVRDAQGRVSTFDNFVWVLRPGEDYGWNYRDLMVRLDRKTYAPGDTTTVLVGNPTPGAPVLVTLEGDRLRRSAVLRGAGAVLTYRFAVTADMAPNISVAATALGGGQLYSNEARVKVPRVGAALSVRVTPGKVHYAPGDTGIFSVDVRDAGGQGVAADVALGVVDAAIYLVQPDTSPPITGVFDAPRDNAVGTDSSLNFYFSQVGTVAGSPRPMEDTPAFAQNKQGRADSAASADPLTPRQDFKDTLLWLPHLSTDAQGHAEVEVNFPDNLTTWVATARAQTHAPRFGQATATTMTTRDVVARLSVPPFLVGGDTVTLSGLVNNTLNTPVQGTATATLRGLTPLGGAALNPAGAALQVAANGRARTDLRVRAGNVGTADVTFTARTASGSDALKLPLPVKARGYEVTQTAVGSAARPSLSLNLPGDANSRTLDLSLSLTPSLLSAVSPALDYLVGYPYGCTEQTMSRFLPALLARQTLGRAALPPGVLKDLPDIVSSGLARLQLFQHADGGWNFWQYDDSTLEMSAYVVEGLLRARALGVRVDNTMLDRGLKYLARNAGRPKARQAERARAYRALADAGRVKADDLAGFARRGDLEPYALAQTALALHRTGQTAAARDVLDRLKGRRLGTNGGALLHWESPRRADSWSGFWDDNSIQVTATALEALATLEPASPLIPGVSQWLLAQRRGPRWLSTQDTTSVIVAALALRPPAPTPSEIRVLVDGQPAGLATLSGQEAATLKLGVEGWGAGPHTVTVQGAPSGLTFSARLSYSREPAELRGDAGGGLRLSRQYQRLDPVWNDREKRYTYRRTDLLRAGQLQPVTVGDLILVTLSVQPVGHSARYLLVSDPIPAGMRAQDERSLSIAGLKDADEYNWQDWNYWYAGRELLDDRVDLYADFLAGPQKMTYVLRAQTPGTFTALPTHAFLMYDPDVEGYGPAATLTVRDRGQ, encoded by the coding sequence ATGAAACGAGCGTGGATGCGGGGATTGCTGATCTCAGGTCTGCTGGTCGTGGGGCTCGCCCCCGCGCAGCGCAACGTCTCGGTGTACGGCGGCGTGTTCCAGGGGGACCAGCCGGTCCGGGTGGACGTGTACGCGCCTGCCGGCACTGCCTTTACGCTGCGGCGCGTGCTGGACCCGGCGGCCTTGTTCGCCGCCTCGCCCGACCCGCACCGTCCGGCGCTGGGTGCCAGCCCCCAGAGTGGGCCCCTGCGCACCCTGCGGCTGGCCCGGGGCGCGGGCCGCCTGGATTTTGGCCGCCTGCCCAGCGGCGTCTACACCGTGGGCACCGGGGGGCTCGCGGTCGTGGTGCTGGTGAGCAACCTGGGCCTGGTGGTCAAGCGGGACCAGACCCAGGCCCTGACCTACACCGCCGACCGCGACAGCGGCCAGACGCGGGCGGCGCGGGTGTGGGTGCTGGGACCGGGCCGGACGCCGCGTCTGGCCGGTGCGGACGGGGTGGCCCGCTTTGTGCGCACGGCTCCGGCCAGCGGTGATCAGGAAACCTTCCTGGCGCGCTTCGGCAACGACTGGGCCATCTCGGGCGCGTACTGGAACCGCTACGCTGCGCCGCTGGTGCGCGGCTACGTCTACACCGACCGGCCGGTCTACCGGCCCGGACAGCATGTGGACTTCAAGGCAGTTCTGAGACAGGCCGGCAGCCTGCAGCCGCTGGCGAATACGGCGGTGCGCGTGGTGGTCACGTCCCCGGATCAGGAAGAGGTGCTGCGCCGCACCCTGAACACCGACACCACCGGCTCGCTGAGCGGCGGGCTGGACCTGCCGGCCGGGGCCCGGCTGGGCGACTACTCCTTCGTGTTGACCCCGCAGGGCGCGGGGGGCGAGGGCCAGAGCGACGTCGGCGGCCGCTTTCAGGTGGAGGCGTACCAGAAACCCGAGTACGCCGTCACGGTCTCGCCCGACCGCCAGCGGGCGGTGCAGGGCGACAAGGTCAGTGTCCGCATCTCGGCGCGCTACCTGTTCGGCGGCAGCCTGAGCGGAGCGCGGATCAACTACAACGTGACCCGCGCTCCGTATTACCCGCCCGGCTTCGACCGCGACGCGCTGCCGCCGGACTCGGCGGGAAGCGACTACGGCTCGGATCTGGTGGTGCAGGAGGAAACGCGCCTGAACGCGGGCGGTGACCTCGACCTCACCCTGCCGCTGGCGAGGGACGCGGACGGTCAGCCGGTCAGCTACCGCATCGAGGCCGAGGTGGAGGACGAGTCACGCCGTACGGTGAGCGCGCAGACCCGGGTGATCGCCTTTCCGGCGAGCCTGAATGTCGAGGCCGAGACCGACGGCTATGTCTATGACGTGAACCAGCCGATCCGCGTGACGCTGGACACCCGCGACCTGAACGACGTGGGGCGCGCCGCGCCGGTCACGCTGGATCTGGTGCGCCAGCGCTACGACTACGACCGCCGCAAGAAGACCTGGGTCCTGAGCGAGACGCGGGTGGCCCGCCGGCAGGTTCAGACCGCTGCCAGCGGGACCGCCACCGCCACCCTCAGCGCCCCGCAGGGCGGCGGCTACCTGCTGCGCGCCAGCGTGAGGGACGCCCAGGGCCGCGTCAGCACCTTCGACAATTTCGTGTGGGTGCTCCGGCCCGGCGAGGACTACGGCTGGAACTACCGCGACCTGATGGTGCGCCTGGACCGCAAGACCTACGCGCCCGGCGACACCACCACCGTGCTGGTGGGCAATCCCACCCCCGGCGCTCCGGTGCTCGTAACCCTGGAGGGAGACCGGCTGCGGCGCTCGGCGGTGCTGCGCGGCGCGGGCGCGGTCCTGACCTACCGCTTTGCGGTCACGGCGGACATGGCCCCCAACATCTCGGTGGCGGCCACGGCGCTGGGAGGCGGCCAGCTGTACAGCAACGAGGCCCGCGTGAAGGTGCCCCGCGTGGGGGCGGCCCTGAGCGTCCGCGTTACGCCCGGCAAGGTCCACTATGCTCCCGGCGACACCGGCATCTTCAGTGTGGATGTCAGGGACGCCGGAGGTCAGGGGGTGGCGGCGGACGTGGCGCTGGGCGTGGTGGACGCAGCGATCTACCTCGTGCAGCCGGACACCAGCCCGCCCATCACCGGGGTCTTCGACGCGCCGCGTGACAACGCCGTGGGCACCGATTCCAGCCTGAACTTCTATTTCTCGCAGGTGGGCACGGTGGCCGGCTCCCCCAGGCCGATGGAGGACACGCCCGCCTTCGCCCAGAACAAGCAGGGCCGGGCCGACAGCGCCGCCAGCGCCGACCCGCTCACGCCGCGTCAGGACTTCAAGGACACCCTGCTGTGGCTGCCCCACCTGAGCACCGACGCGCAGGGCCACGCCGAGGTGGAGGTCAACTTCCCCGACAACCTGACCACCTGGGTCGCAACCGCCCGGGCCCAGACCCATGCCCCGCGCTTCGGGCAGGCGACCGCCACCACCATGACCACCCGGGACGTGGTTGCCCGGCTGAGCGTGCCTCCTTTCCTGGTGGGCGGCGATACCGTGACGCTCTCGGGACTGGTGAACAACACCCTGAATACGCCGGTGCAGGGCACGGCCACGGCCACCCTGAGGGGCCTAACTCCCCTGGGCGGCGCGGCCCTGAACCCGGCGGGCGCCGCGCTGCAGGTGGCGGCCAACGGGCGGGCGCGCACCGATCTGCGCGTGCGGGCGGGCAACGTCGGCACGGCGGACGTGACCTTCACGGCCCGCACGGCTTCCGGCAGCGACGCCCTGAAGCTGCCGCTGCCGGTCAAGGCCCGCGGCTACGAGGTCACGCAGACGGCGGTGGGCAGCGCGGCCCGGCCCAGCCTCAGCCTTAATTTGCCCGGAGACGCCAACTCCAGGACCCTGGACCTCAGCCTGAGCCTCACGCCGTCGCTGCTCTCGGCGGTGTCGCCCGCCCTGGACTACCTGGTGGGCTATCCCTACGGCTGCACCGAGCAGACCATGAGCCGCTTTCTGCCCGCGCTGCTCGCCCGGCAGACCCTGGGCCGCGCCGCCCTGCCGCCCGGGGTTCTGAAGGATCTGCCCGACATCGTGAGCTCGGGCCTCGCCCGGCTGCAGCTGTTCCAGCACGCGGACGGCGGCTGGAACTTCTGGCAGTACGACGACAGCACGCTGGAGATGAGCGCCTACGTGGTGGAGGGCCTGTTGCGGGCCCGGGCCCTGGGCGTGCGGGTGGACAACACCATGCTCGACCGTGGCCTGAAGTACCTGGCCCGCAACGCTGGCCGCCCGAAAGCGCGCCAGGCCGAGCGCGCCCGCGCCTACCGCGCCCTGGCCGACGCGGGCCGGGTCAAGGCGGACGACCTCGCCGGTTTTGCCCGCCGGGGGGACCTTGAGCCGTATGCCCTGGCCCAGACCGCTCTGGCGCTGCACCGGACCGGGCAGACGGCGGCTGCGCGCGACGTGCTCGACCGCCTCAAGGGCCGGCGCCTCGGCACGAACGGGGGCGCCCTGCTGCACTGGGAGTCCCCCCGGCGGGCCGATTCATGGTCCGGCTTCTGGGACGACAACAGCATTCAGGTCACGGCGACCGCGCTGGAGGCCCTCGCCACGCTGGAGCCGGCCAGCCCGCTGATTCCCGGCGTCTCGCAGTGGCTGCTCGCCCAGCGCCGCGGCCCACGCTGGCTCAGCACGCAGGACACCACCAGCGTCATCGTGGCGGCGCTGGCCCTGCGCCCCCCGGCCCCCACCCCCAGCGAGATCAGGGTGCTGGTGGACGGCCAGCCGGCTGGCCTCGCCACGCTCAGCGGCCAGGAGGCGGCCACCCTCAAGCTCGGGGTAGAGGGGTGGGGAGCCGGGCCACACACCGTGACGGTGCAGGGTGCGCCCTCCGGCCTGACCTTCAGCGCCCGGCTGAGCTACAGCCGCGAACCCGCCGAGCTGCGGGGCGACGCGGGCGGAGGCTTGCGCCTCAGCCGCCAGTACCAGCGTCTGGACCCGGTGTGGAACGACCGGGAGAAGCGCTACACCTACCGCCGCACCGACCTGCTGCGCGCAGGGCAGCTGCAGCCCGTGACCGTCGGCGACCTGATTCTGGTGACGCTGAGCGTGCAGCCCGTGGGCCACAGTGCCCGGTACCTGCTGGTGAGTGACCCGATTCCGGCGGGCATGCGCGCGCAGGACGAACGCAGCCTGTCCATCGCGGGACTGAAGGACGCCGACGAATACAACTGGCAGGACTGGAACTACTGGTACGCCGGGCGCGAGCTGCTGGATGACCGGGTGGACCTGTATGCCGATTTTCTTGCCGGGCCGCAGAAGATGACCTATGTGTTGCGGGCCCAGACGCCCGGCACCTTCACCGCGCTGCCCACCCACGCCTTCTTGATGTACGACCCGGACGTGGAAGGCTACGGCCCGGCGGCGACCCTGACGGTGCGCGACCGGGGGCAGTGA
- a CDS encoding inorganic diphosphatase, with product MSDNDPAPGRLRGVVEWTAGARERWIWRGGGMEPLRVESVPAPVNYGCLPGTLNPADGAEVDAVWLGPPQAVGHVVEAPPLGLLHLRDGDHKVVFAAPNAEQNDSGRQALLAWFPAERGARWLDAAAAWAWLEDLTPGR from the coding sequence GTGAGCGACAACGACCCGGCCCCCGGACGGCTGCGCGGCGTGGTGGAGTGGACGGCGGGCGCCCGCGAACGCTGGATCTGGCGGGGCGGCGGCATGGAGCCGCTGCGGGTGGAATCCGTTCCCGCGCCGGTCAACTACGGTTGCCTGCCCGGCACCCTGAACCCGGCAGACGGCGCGGAAGTGGACGCGGTGTGGCTGGGGCCCCCGCAGGCGGTCGGCCACGTGGTCGAGGCCCCGCCGTTGGGACTGCTGCACCTGCGCGACGGCGACCACAAGGTCGTTTTTGCCGCTCCGAACGCCGAGCAGAACGACTCCGGCCGGCAGGCGCTGCTCGCGTGGTTTCCTGCCGAACGCGGCGCGCGGTGGCTGGACGCAGCGGCGGCCTGGGCATGGCTGGAGGACCTGACGCCGGGCCGGTGA